The following proteins are encoded in a genomic region of Hoeflea phototrophica DFL-43:
- a CDS encoding DUF2628 domain-containing protein, which yields MSCYLVFARPGAPVPDEGSVIVADRFAPWAFAFPMLWLLFNRLWIEAAIAFALSLASTMMITNPALFWPGLALGVALSAVTAMEGRNWRAAALVRRGWQMIDLIEADDADAAFEIHALRASGGKTVVPGDRPTPPRNFPQPGRADESDAGTIGLVPVQRS from the coding sequence ATGAGCTGTTATCTTGTTTTCGCCCGGCCGGGTGCGCCGGTCCCCGATGAGGGATCGGTGATTGTCGCCGATCGGTTTGCGCCATGGGCCTTTGCTTTTCCCATGCTGTGGCTGCTGTTCAACCGGCTCTGGATCGAGGCGGCGATTGCCTTTGCGCTTTCTCTTGCCTCGACAATGATGATCACGAATCCGGCTTTGTTCTGGCCGGGTCTGGCGTTGGGTGTGGCGTTGTCCGCCGTCACGGCCATGGAGGGGCGCAACTGGCGTGCGGCGGCACTTGTGCGCCGGGGCTGGCAGATGATTGATCTCATCGAGGCCGATGATGCGGACGCCGCTTTTGAGATTCATGCCTTGAGAGCGTCTGGCGGTAAGACTGTAGTTCCGGGGGACAGGCCCACACCACCGCGGAATTTCCCGCAACCCGGCCGCGCTGATGAGAGCGACGCCGGTACCATCGGCCTTGTGCCGGTTCAAAGGAGTTGA
- the hisH gene encoding imidazole glycerol phosphate synthase subunit HisH encodes MRVVVVDYGSGNLRSAVKAFERAARESGVSAEIILSAEADQVANADRVVLPGVGAYADCRAGLNAIDGMADALRHAVEDKARPFLGICVGMQLMSTRGLEKTTSEGFNWISGDVVEIAPSNPALKIPQIGWNTLDLQAQHPLFEGIPTGPDGLHAYFVHSYHLAAKKSADVIATCDYGGTVTAAVAHENKAGTQFHPEKSQTLGLALIANFLKWKP; translated from the coding sequence ATGCGGGTTGTGGTGGTTGACTACGGATCGGGCAATCTGCGCTCGGCGGTAAAGGCGTTTGAGCGCGCCGCGCGCGAATCCGGCGTATCCGCCGAGATCATCCTGAGTGCCGAGGCCGATCAGGTCGCAAACGCTGATCGTGTGGTTTTGCCTGGTGTTGGCGCCTATGCCGATTGCCGCGCCGGTCTGAATGCCATTGATGGCATGGCCGATGCGCTTCGCCATGCTGTGGAAGACAAGGCCCGTCCGTTTCTGGGCATCTGTGTCGGCATGCAGCTGATGTCGACCCGGGGTCTGGAAAAGACCACCTCTGAAGGCTTCAACTGGATCTCCGGTGATGTGGTCGAGATCGCGCCATCGAATCCGGCTTTGAAAATTCCCCAGATCGGCTGGAACACGCTGGATCTGCAGGCGCAGCATCCGCTGTTTGAAGGCATTCCCACTGGTCCTGACGGTTTGCATGCCTATTTTGTCCATTCCTATCATTTGGCGGCTAAGAAATCCGCGGATGTGATCGCGACCTGCGACTATGGCGGAACGGTCACGGCAGCAGTTGCCCATGAAAACAAGGCGGGAACACAATTCCATCCGGAAAAGAGCCAGACGCTGGGTCTTGCCCTGATTGCCAATTTCCTCAAATGGAAGCCCTGA
- a CDS encoding helix-turn-helix domain-containing protein, with protein MTPFGEAVRKLRAERGVTQRHMAEALGVSPAYLSALEHGKRSEPSWEFIQRVIGYFNIIWDEAEELQMLAGLSRPKVTIDTAGLSSKATEIANRLAAVMARLEPETLDDIAKLIEPIERNNSPAGSHPIRSGFGDKLPR; from the coding sequence ATGACCCCGTTTGGTGAAGCCGTGCGAAAACTTCGGGCCGAACGTGGTGTGACCCAGCGTCATATGGCTGAGGCATTGGGGGTTTCACCAGCCTATCTGTCCGCGCTTGAACATGGCAAGCGCTCCGAGCCGAGCTGGGAATTCATCCAACGCGTTATCGGCTATTTCAACATCATCTGGGACGAGGCGGAGGAGTTGCAGATGCTTGCCGGACTGTCGCGCCCGAAGGTGACGATCGATACGGCTGGGCTGTCATCCAAGGCCACAGAGATCGCCAATCGGCTGGCGGCGGTGATGGCCAGGTTGGAGCCCGAGACGCTGGACGATATTGCAAAGCTGATCGAACCGATCGAGCGGAACAACAGTCCGGCGGGGTCCCACCCGATCAGGTCAGGATTTGGCGACAAGCTTCCGCGGTAA
- a CDS encoding DUF1402 family protein, which produces MLKTVIAISAAFVVSIAPLSAAIAVEVVPAGNRNAKQPEIPGASKRRTQATKSSFDEKYEKIRDLIAGDDKLKRKIRSVSKLYKIDPIHIVGALVGEHTYNVDAYDRLQTYYIKAVSYAGERFRFEYDGETVVNFVERPQFESCDEDAGSAEVWTCREEIWESKFRGKTVDGKKFPNDRFGAVFFQPFFAGQTFGLGQLNPLTALMHSDRVSKVSRYRKLSAANAAQVYEAIMEPDSTLAFMAASIVESIENYHDIAGFDISRNPGVTATLYNVGNSAKRARDLAETNRKRANRGQKRILPAENYYGWLVNHHEDELRETISN; this is translated from the coding sequence ATGCTCAAGACAGTGATAGCCATCTCGGCCGCATTTGTCGTCAGCATAGCTCCGCTGTCTGCCGCAATTGCCGTTGAAGTGGTGCCGGCAGGGAACCGCAATGCAAAGCAGCCTGAAATTCCAGGCGCATCCAAGCGGCGAACCCAGGCAACAAAATCGAGCTTTGACGAGAAGTATGAGAAGATTCGTGATCTGATTGCGGGTGATGACAAGCTAAAGCGGAAAATACGGAGTGTTTCAAAGCTCTACAAAATTGATCCGATCCATATAGTCGGCGCTTTGGTCGGGGAGCACACCTACAATGTTGATGCCTATGACCGGCTGCAGACTTACTACATCAAAGCAGTCTCTTATGCCGGGGAACGGTTCCGTTTCGAGTATGACGGCGAAACGGTTGTCAATTTTGTCGAAAGGCCTCAGTTTGAATCCTGCGACGAAGACGCCGGGTCGGCGGAAGTGTGGACCTGCCGCGAGGAGATCTGGGAAAGCAAGTTCCGCGGCAAAACAGTCGATGGCAAGAAATTTCCCAATGACCGGTTTGGCGCCGTGTTCTTTCAGCCCTTTTTTGCAGGTCAAACCTTTGGTCTGGGGCAACTCAATCCGCTGACTGCGCTGATGCACAGTGACCGGGTGAGCAAGGTTTCGCGATATCGCAAGCTGAGCGCCGCAAATGCCGCCCAAGTGTATGAAGCGATCATGGAGCCGGATTCGACCCTTGCCTTCATGGCCGCCTCAATTGTCGAATCGATCGAGAACTACCACGACATTGCCGGATTCGATATCTCCAGGAACCCGGGCGTGACAGCAACACTCTACAATGTCGGCAATTCTGCCAAGCGCGCGCGCGATCTGGCCGAGACAAACCGGAAACGCGCAAACCGCGGACAAAAGCGGATCTTGCCTGCTGAGAATTACTACGGGTGGCTGGTTAATCATCACGAAGACGAGCTGCGCGAAACGATCAGCAACTAG
- the hisB gene encoding imidazoleglycerol-phosphate dehydratase HisB translates to MATTESARAASIARKTNETDISVSLSVDGTGTGSISTGVGFFDHMLEQLSRHSLIDLEIKAKGDLHIDDHHTVEDTGIAIGQALAKALGDRKGITRYASLDLAMDETLTRAAVDISGRPFLVWDVNFSAPKIGTFDTELVREFFQALAQHGGITLHVTNLYGANNHHIAETCFKAVARVLRTACEVDPRQKDRIPSTKGSLA, encoded by the coding sequence ATGGCCACCACCGAGAGCGCGCGCGCCGCTTCGATTGCCCGCAAGACCAACGAAACCGACATTTCTGTCAGCCTCTCGGTTGACGGAACCGGAACCGGATCGATTTCGACCGGAGTCGGCTTTTTTGATCACATGCTCGAGCAACTTTCGCGCCACTCGCTGATTGATCTCGAGATCAAAGCCAAGGGCGATCTCCACATCGATGATCACCACACCGTGGAAGACACCGGCATTGCCATTGGCCAGGCCCTTGCCAAGGCACTGGGCGATCGCAAGGGCATCACCCGCTATGCCTCGCTCGATCTGGCAATGGATGAAACCCTGACCCGTGCCGCTGTTGATATTTCCGGCCGGCCGTTCCTGGTCTGGGATGTGAATTTCTCCGCCCCGAAAATCGGGACATTCGACACCGAGCTGGTGCGCGAGTTTTTCCAGGCTCTGGCCCAGCATGGCGGCATCACCTTGCATGTCACCAATCTCTATGGTGCGAACAACCACCATATCGCCGAGACCTGCTTCAAGGCTGTGGCGCGGGTCCTGCGCACGGCCTGTGAGGTTGATCCGCGCCAGAAGGATCGCATTCCCTCAACCAAGGGATCTCTGGCCTGA
- the hslV gene encoding ATP-dependent protease subunit HslV, which translates to MSEHNPFGQMHATTIITVRKGNQVVMAGDGQVSLGQTVMKGNARKVRRIGKDNSVVAGFAGATADAFTLLERLEAKLEQYPDQLTRAAVELAKDWRTDRYLRRLEAMMLVADKTVTLAITGNGDVLEPEHGTMAIGSGGNYAYAAARALMDGDKSAEEIARRAMEIAGDICVYTNTNIVIETLELD; encoded by the coding sequence ATGAGCGAGCACAATCCCTTTGGCCAGATGCATGCCACCACGATCATCACTGTGCGCAAGGGCAACCAAGTGGTGATGGCTGGCGACGGACAGGTCAGCCTTGGTCAAACGGTCATGAAGGGCAATGCCCGCAAGGTCCGCCGTATCGGTAAGGACAATTCAGTCGTTGCCGGCTTTGCCGGGGCCACGGCGGATGCATTCACGCTTCTTGAGCGGCTTGAAGCCAAGCTCGAGCAATATCCCGATCAGCTCACCCGTGCCGCGGTGGAACTGGCCAAGGACTGGCGCACCGACCGCTATCTCAGACGGCTTGAGGCGATGATGCTGGTGGCCGACAAGACTGTCACCCTGGCGATCACCGGCAATGGCGATGTTCTGGAACCCGAACACGGCACCATGGCGATCGGTTCAGGCGGCAATTATGCCTATGCAGCCGCAAGGGCTTTGATGGACGGCGACAAGAGTGCTGAGGAGATCGCCCGGCGCGCAATGGAAATCGCCGGGGATATCTGCGTCTACACCAACACAAACATCGTGATCGAAACTCTTGAGCTCGATTGA
- a CDS encoding GNAT family N-acetyltransferase, translating to MSAHDYELLENWMRRSHWQEWWGEAETELGYVRDMVEGRDTTRPYLFALDGEPAGYIQAWMIGDHLTEPWLSETPWLRDVPSDSIGIDLAIGDVENLSRGLGTAALKAFAKMLIEEGHRHILIDPDAANLRAIRAYQKAGFEQLLIAPDPEHEGQSTMIMQLSIDGNQAQSGNQTGIQHDR from the coding sequence GTGAGCGCGCATGACTATGAGCTGCTCGAAAACTGGATGCGACGGTCGCACTGGCAGGAATGGTGGGGCGAGGCGGAAACCGAGCTCGGCTATGTCCGCGACATGGTCGAAGGGCGCGACACCACACGCCCTTACCTGTTTGCGCTCGATGGCGAGCCAGCCGGCTACATTCAGGCCTGGATGATCGGTGACCATCTGACAGAGCCATGGCTCAGCGAGACGCCTTGGCTGCGTGACGTCCCGTCCGACAGCATTGGCATCGACCTGGCGATTGGCGACGTTGAAAATCTCTCCAGAGGACTGGGAACCGCTGCCCTGAAAGCGTTTGCCAAAATGTTGATCGAGGAAGGCCATCGCCACATCCTGATCGATCCGGACGCAGCCAATCTTCGAGCCATCAGAGCCTATCAGAAAGCCGGTTTTGAACAGCTTCTGATCGCACCAGATCCTGAGCACGAGGGCCAGTCCACCATGATCATGCAGCTGTCAATCGACGGCAATCAGGCTCAATCAGGCAATCAGACGGGTATTCAGCATGATAGATGA
- the hslU gene encoding ATP-dependent protease ATPase subunit HslU, which yields MTTFSPRETVTELDRFIIGQKDAKRAVAIALRNRWRRQQLTGPLREEVMPKNILMIGPTGVGKTEISRRLARLAGAPFIKVEATKFTEVGYVGRDVEQIIRDLVEAGIMLVRERKRGEVEAKARLNAEERVLDALVGATASPATRDSFRKKLRDGLLDDKEIEIEVADNSAGGMPQFDLPGMPGGNIGVLNLNDLFGKAMGGRTRKIKTTVRDSYDTLIGDESDKLLDMDQIHQEALKSAEDDGIVFIDEIDKIANREGGMGAGVSREGVQRDLLPLVEGTTVATKYGPVKTDHILFIASGAFHVSKPSDLLPELQGRLPIRVELRALTKDDFRRILTETEASLIKQYVALMGTEDMTLEFTEDAIDALAEVAVHLNGSIENIGARRLQTVMERVLDDISFTAPDQSGSTITIDSDYVRKNVGDLAQNTDLSRFIL from the coding sequence ATGACCACTTTTTCACCTCGTGAGACCGTAACCGAACTCGACCGGTTCATTATCGGCCAGAAGGATGCCAAACGGGCGGTCGCCATCGCATTGAGAAACCGTTGGCGCCGTCAGCAGCTGACAGGTCCGCTGCGCGAAGAGGTGATGCCAAAGAACATTTTGATGATCGGACCAACAGGGGTCGGCAAGACGGAGATCTCACGCCGCCTGGCGCGGCTTGCCGGTGCGCCGTTCATCAAGGTGGAAGCCACGAAATTCACCGAAGTTGGCTATGTTGGCCGTGATGTCGAGCAGATCATCCGCGATCTCGTGGAAGCTGGAATCATGCTGGTGCGCGAACGCAAGCGCGGCGAAGTCGAGGCCAAGGCGCGGCTGAACGCCGAGGAGCGGGTGCTGGATGCGCTGGTTGGTGCGACGGCATCGCCTGCGACCCGCGATTCGTTCCGCAAGAAACTTCGCGACGGTCTGCTTGACGACAAGGAAATCGAGATCGAGGTTGCCGACAACAGCGCGGGCGGCATGCCGCAATTCGATCTGCCCGGAATGCCAGGCGGCAATATCGGTGTGCTCAACCTGAATGACTTGTTTGGCAAGGCGATGGGCGGACGCACCCGCAAGATCAAGACAACGGTTCGTGATTCGTACGACACACTGATTGGAGATGAATCCGACAAGCTCCTGGACATGGACCAGATCCATCAGGAGGCGCTGAAATCTGCAGAAGATGACGGCATCGTCTTTATTGACGAGATCGACAAGATCGCCAACCGCGAGGGCGGCATGGGTGCCGGGGTCTCTCGCGAAGGCGTTCAGCGCGATCTTCTTCCTTTGGTGGAGGGAACCACAGTTGCAACCAAATATGGTCCGGTGAAGACCGATCACATCTTGTTTATCGCGTCAGGCGCGTTTCACGTTTCCAAACCATCGGACCTGCTTCCTGAGCTGCAGGGCCGGTTGCCGATCCGGGTTGAACTGCGGGCTCTTACAAAGGACGATTTCCGACGGATTCTGACGGAGACCGAGGCCAGCCTGATCAAGCAATACGTAGCTTTGATGGGCACCGAAGACATGACGCTCGAGTTCACCGAGGATGCGATCGATGCTCTCGCCGAAGTCGCTGTTCATCTCAACGGCAGCATCGAGAACATCGGCGCGCGCCGCTTGCAAACGGTGATGGAACGGGTTCTCGACGATATTTCTTTTACCGCGCCAGATCAGTCGGGCTCGACAATCACGATTGATTCGGACTATGTCCGGAAGAACGTTGGCGACCTTGCGCAAAACACAGATTTGTCCCGTTTTATACTCTAA
- a CDS encoding Smr/MutS family protein encodes MSDDKRNLSHEDRIIWARIARTVEAYPGKSVEEDDWFLKEDPASPAISAKSERPDLQPSSRPVPIPKPEVSQRPKHHPIEKPVVRKLARGRLPIDGRIDLHGLTQSEAHNLLFDFIARAHERGLRHVLVITGKGSSRGSQGVLKRLVPEWLAKPEFRFLISGHEDAARSHGGEGALYIRLRRERGGPR; translated from the coding sequence ATGAGTGACGACAAACGCAATCTCAGCCATGAAGATCGCATAATCTGGGCCAGGATCGCGCGGACAGTTGAAGCCTATCCGGGCAAGTCGGTTGAGGAAGATGACTGGTTCCTGAAGGAAGACCCGGCTTCCCCGGCGATTTCGGCCAAATCGGAGCGCCCGGATCTTCAGCCGTCATCCCGGCCTGTCCCGATTCCCAAGCCCGAAGTTTCTCAAAGGCCAAAACATCATCCGATTGAGAAGCCGGTGGTGCGCAAACTCGCGCGTGGCCGCTTGCCGATCGACGGACGGATCGACCTTCATGGACTGACCCAGTCCGAGGCGCACAATCTGCTGTTCGACTTTATCGCTCGGGCTCATGAGCGTGGCCTTCGCCACGTCTTGGTCATCACCGGCAAGGGCTCCTCACGCGGAAGCCAGGGTGTTCTCAAGCGGCTGGTTCCGGAGTGGCTCGCCAAGCCGGAGTTCAGGTTTCTGATCTCCGGCCATGAGGATGCTGCCCGAAGCCATGGCGGCGAAGGGGCGCTCTATATCCGCCTACGCAGGGAGAGAGGCGGACCGCGATGA
- the mltA gene encoding murein transglycosylase A — MPLSLRREGFSQLPGWAADSPATAFVAFCRSARYALEVTPYKSGSLGLSAVEFEPVFQAALEVENRQSGRLSDQEARAFFEHWFQPLEILTDEAPGHVTGYYEPEIEIRTEPDGIFRYPFLRRPVALSKVPDPEKPPIGIPQGYAFMLETEGGVRPCPDRREIESGAFDGQNLEIAWATSRVDVFFAHVQGCARLTCPGQRTRRITYDGKSGHPFTGIGRLLIERGEISRDAISMASIRHWLAQHPELADELMWQNRSFIFFREAEVTEERLGPVAAAKVPLEPGRSLAVDRHVHSFGTPIFVVAPQLEDFDAARPFARLMIAQDTGTAIVGPARGDLFAGCGPQAGEKAGSINTGARFFILAPKESGCARRAH; from the coding sequence ATGCCGCTATCGCTGCGGCGGGAGGGTTTCAGCCAGCTGCCCGGTTGGGCAGCTGATTCCCCTGCCACAGCTTTTGTCGCCTTTTGTCGTTCTGCCCGATACGCCCTTGAGGTGACGCCTTACAAGTCAGGCTCTCTAGGTCTGTCAGCCGTTGAATTTGAGCCGGTCTTCCAGGCAGCTCTGGAAGTCGAAAATCGTCAGAGCGGGCGTCTGTCCGACCAGGAAGCCCGCGCTTTTTTTGAACACTGGTTTCAACCGCTGGAAATCCTCACTGATGAGGCCCCGGGCCACGTGACTGGTTATTACGAGCCGGAAATCGAGATCCGGACCGAACCTGACGGCATTTTCCGCTATCCGTTTCTGCGGAGGCCTGTGGCGCTTTCCAAGGTTCCCGACCCGGAAAAACCTCCCATTGGAATTCCGCAGGGCTATGCTTTCATGCTCGAAACCGAGGGTGGGGTCCGTCCGTGCCCGGATCGCCGCGAGATAGAATCGGGCGCATTTGATGGACAGAACCTCGAGATTGCCTGGGCGACTTCACGGGTGGATGTGTTCTTTGCCCATGTCCAGGGCTGCGCCCGGCTCACATGCCCCGGGCAACGCACACGGCGGATCACCTATGACGGCAAGAGCGGACACCCATTCACTGGAATCGGTCGCCTGTTGATCGAGCGCGGCGAGATCTCCCGTGATGCCATCTCGATGGCCTCAATCCGCCACTGGCTTGCGCAACATCCGGAGCTTGCGGATGAGTTGATGTGGCAGAATCGATCCTTCATCTTCTTCCGGGAGGCGGAGGTCACGGAAGAACGGCTGGGCCCGGTGGCGGCCGCCAAGGTCCCGCTTGAACCGGGCCGGTCACTGGCAGTTGACCGCCATGTTCACAGCTTCGGCACACCGATCTTTGTCGTTGCGCCCCAGCTTGAGGATTTCGATGCAGCCCGCCCATTTGCGCGGCTGATGATTGCCCAGGACACCGGCACCGCAATCGTCGGGCCGGCTCGCGGTGATCTCTTTGCCGGATGTGGTCCTCAAGCGGGAGAAAAGGCCGGATCAATCAACACCGGGGCGCGGTTTTTCATCCTTGCACCCAAGGAATCTGGCTGCGCGCGGCGGGCCCATTGA